From the Euphorbia lathyris chromosome 6, ddEupLath1.1, whole genome shotgun sequence genome, one window contains:
- the LOC136232809 gene encoding uncharacterized protein translates to MDFLFKGMNEDKSDCQFDDNTIQRCPFLRNINKPTSFSFSTVTCPSPVRGAKGPIFEDGSNFDSAFKLFHGKDGVVPLSSRSSVQNNVSESDSTPMFNPLAAKAATISLSAFGPGGPFGFGFFNDKLKNQRKKSEPDNKNEKSSQGGNTSKHEALGNEWLETGNCPIAKSYRAVSNVLPLVASTLQIQPGVKFRCPPAVVAARAALARTALVKNLRPQPLPAKMLAIALLGMAVNVPLGVWKEHTKKFSLSWFAAIHAAVPFIAMLRKSVLMPKTAMALTIGASILGQVIGSRAERHRLKTVVERERVGTQTAIAATATPTAGGYSLGQVGGITGTNYHNDGKPWDPLGMKVVGSTSSPTDVCC, encoded by the exons ATGGATTTTTTGTTCAAGGGAATGAATGAGGATAAATCTGATTGCCAATTTGATGACAACACAATCCAGAGATGCCCATTTTTGAGGAACATCAACAAGCCGACtagcttttctttttctacAGTGACTTGCCCAAGTCCT GTGAGAGGAGCTAAAGGTCCAATATTTGAAGATGGTTCAAATTTTGATTCAGCATTTAAGCTTTTCCATGGCAAAGATGGTGTTGTTCCACTCTCAAGTAGGTCTAGTGTTCAAAATAATGTATCAGAATCAGACTCTACGCCGATGTTCAATCCCTTGGCTGCAAAAGCTGCTACTATTAGTCTATCTGCATTTGGCCCTGGTGGGCCATTTGGCTTTGGTTTCTTCAATGATAAATTGAAAAATCAGCGGAAGAAATCTGAACCAGACAACAAGAATGAGAAATCTTCTCAG GGAGGAAATACCTCAAAACACGAGGCACTTGGAAATGAGTGGTTAGAAACAGGCAACTGTCCAATTGCAAAGTCGTACAGAGCTGTGAGTAATGTACTTCCACTGGTGGCGTCAACTCTTCAGATACAGCCTGGCGTGAAGTTCAGATGTCCACCAGCTGTAGTTGCTGCAAGGGCAGCCCTAGCTCGGACTGCCCTGGTTAAAAATTTACGTCCGCAGCCACTACCTGCAAAGATGCTTGCCATTGCTTTATTGGGGATGGCAGTGAATGTGCCCTTGGGTGTGTGGAAGGAACATACTAAGAAGTTTTCATTATCTTGGTTTGCAGCAATACATGCAGCTGTGCCCTTTATAGCTATGCTTAGGAAGTCTGTTTTGATGCCGAAAACGGCTATGGCCCTGACTATTGGAGCCTCTATCTTAGGACAGGTGATTGGTTCTAGAGCTGAGAGGCACCGGTTGAAAACGGTGGTCGAGAGGGAAAGGGTGGGAACACAGACAGCCATTGCTGCTACTGCTACCCCTACTGCTGGAGGTTATAGTTTGGGTCAGGTTGGTGGCATCACAGGCACCAACTATCATAATGATGGAAAACCATGGGATCCTCTTGGTATGAAGGTTGTTGGATCAACTTCCTCACCAACTGACGTGTGTTGCTGA